In a genomic window of Papilio machaon chromosome 4, ilPapMach1.1, whole genome shotgun sequence:
- the LOC106720297 gene encoding CAP-Gly domain-containing linker protein 2 isoform X7 has translation MPVETKISFSDVSSTDTPRKSSDDYSRKHLSDLIEAEEDEVSSSLPDRHRMFRKASTASSSFSGTSMDALWEKHPRRLSEAGLRRSSDHSVVLTEDTDSFIIGERVWVGGTKPGQIAYIGETQFAPGDWAGIVLDDPIGKNDGSVAGVRYFQCPEKRGVFSRLTRLTRAPLVSHHDSSPVSDAGSVFERPPSGAARPRRTLSPNGSIRSIVSSKMNASISTTANGELRLGDRVIVSSSRGSKAGILRYVGVTEFATGVWGGVELDDPLGKNDGSVDGKRYFECAPRFGLFAPISKVSKSPSNRKPGACAIHSNGRGTPLRRSNSRESLTSLGTSVASSRVGVRLGVTSLGAQRVGPRASSTPVSAKNALQELLREKQHHLERLMRERELERAEIAKVSLQAERAETALELIKKEATQASTENAKLKVELDKINKMLEDEKQKVEDLMFRNEEENINREDYNRYKDAMEQEKAAREKHIRELEAEVALQSARADTTAAALKALEDQRTIEVAAVAEQHKEELSAAHTLSSELQKLLDEAYALLKEKENEKDSLGKSMSEELTRVKAEYEKALNEAKTKIAIAHTEFETQVSVLTAKLQLAESKLEAEKQNIERLNKENSQTVIDLNTRITQLQAVLDDKTLELNKVLGMSKEHEVSLNKEITKLKMELSAKILDLEQLEDSKKKQDTVCKSLQEELSRIKEELTNKENEYETFLNEVSQQNEKNKAEILKLQQNLQSKTKDYERLLSESSESSNSNEKIISEYKEMLHERDKEIIKLKDEFEQATANFNIKHSKIAEEHKKEIDDRNSKIEQLMKEIESHKLALDQSKIELDTLNSQFTLNVDELKALKQENERLKQTIEELTQANTNLKEKMAAMELEIGELKRQLNSSLEKCEELQVTKEKIENEYMNLTGQTTDSNEQFNKLSQHLKDTEKELQELRDKHREVTNNYGRVEQELKQKLFKLQEDFSVERGQLLDTINENIEKQKVEENKMKEFEIRALELSNRTKELENQNDTLTDENSILKREIEGLKAKEQELSIEYDSIRKKLEMEIDRYKEEVSMLKAEGATSEVKLMEKVDQLTEAQNDLNNKLEEARKHEDSLQKVLDDMTAQMNNKTAQYEKQIVHIQDQLSTVNEELNKYKAEEQRLKDLLEEKQNYVKELTLKLEMFEVDVKSHFELVSEKDRQLASANEELGKVTDSKQKLEEQYNNLTAEALAIKQKYDNLVSNATAEESMLKEQLDQMETLKKDLLTISNEKTLLESKYNDASNELQVLKVKLEESERVIKENTNVTDNLSKEMGKKDDLIKSHIDQITADAEKIKKLEEEIVEIRMKITNKDKALEDHEIELTKLKDNLKSESNVTQNNFNALQLENEQIKEKHKLEVESLTNETKILRSQIVEKEKQLENLQKTQEKITELQELLAKSESDIKQLSNINEGQKLNYEDLNKQLQTQFDEYKKESRNKRHDLKNQLNDFEKQLHESKEKLKEELEKQNQLQTKLTEAERRILELSEKLELLTVQQTSDVNKDERLEKLTIELQAIRKSSAESMAKSELTINNLQIEVNNKIRDLKEKDDMINKLQEELKNHKAKAEVAEREKAMIQKEMSTMGKNVRDKNDNDAMGTLGQGDNATTK, from the exons ACGTCAGCTCAACGGACACTCCGAGAAAATCCAGCGACGACTATTCAAGAAAACATTTATCAG ATCTGATCGAGGCCGAAGAAGACGAGGTGTCGAGCAGTCTACCCGATAGGCATCGCATGTTTAGAAAGGCATCCA CCGCTAGCAGCTCCTTCAGTGGCACTTCGATGGACGCGCTCTGGGAGAAGCATCCCCGCCGCCTCAGCGAGGCAGGACTGCGCAGGTCCTCAG aCCACAGCGTCGTGTTAACAGAGGACACAGATAGCTTCATAATTGGAGAAAGGGTTTGGGTAGGCGGCACTAAGCCTGGCCAAATTGCATACATTGGTGAAACACAATTCGCGCCTGGAGATTGGGCCGGTATCGTCCTTGATGACCCAATCG GCAAAAACGACGGATCTGTTGCGGGAGTGAGATATTTCCAATGTCCGGAAAAGCGGGGAGTATTCTCTCGGTTAACGCGACTGACCCGAGCGCCGCTGGTGAGCCACCACGACTCTTCCCCGGTCTCAGATGCTGGCAGCGTGTTCGAACGACCACCTTCAGGCGCCGCGAGGCCCAGGCGCACGCTCTCCCCTAATGGAAGTATCCGCAGCATCGTTAGCAGCAAGATGA ATGCTTCGATTTCAACAACGGCGAATGGAGAACTTCGACTTGGCGACCGCGTTATAGTATCCAGTAGTCGCGGCAGTAAAGCCGGGATTTTGCGTTACGTCGGCGTTACTGAATTTGCGACAGGCGTTTGGGGCGGAGTCGAACTCGATGACCCTCTCGGAAAGAACGATGGTTCCGTTGACGGGAAGAG GTACTTCGAGTGTGCGCCGCGTTTCGGCCTTTTCGCGCCGATTTCGAAAGTATCGAAGTCGCCATCGAATAGGAAACCGGGCGCGTGCGCTATCCACAGCAACGGGCGCGGCACGCCGCTGCGGCGCTCCAACTCGCGGGAGTCGCTCACCTCGCTCGGCACCTCGGTGGCGTCGTCGCGCGTGGGGGTGAGGCTCGGCGTGACATCGCTCGGCGCTCAG CGAGTCGGTCCGCGAGCCTCGTCCACGCCCGTCAGCGCCAAGAACGCGTTGCAG GAGTTATTGCGCGAAAAACAACATCACTTGGAGCGGTTAATGCGGGAACGGGAATTGGAGCGCGCAGAGATCGCCAAAGTGTCCCTCCAGGCGGAAAGAGCGGAGACCGCCTTggaacttattaaaaaagaagcaACTCAG GCAAGCACAGAAAATGCAAAACTTAAAGTTGAACTGGACAAGATCAACAAAATGTTGGAGGACGAAAAGCAGAAGGTGGAAGATCTCATGTTCCGAAACgaagaagaaaatattaatcgaGAAGATTACAAT agATATAAGGATGCAATGGAG caAGAGAAAGCTGCCAGAGAAAAGCATATTCGTGAACTGGAAGCAGAGGTAGCGCTGCAGTCTGCTAGAGCCGACACCACAGCTGCAGCGCTGAAAGCGCTTGAAGATCAACGCACCATCGAAGTCGCCGCTGTAGCCGAACAGCACAAAGAAGAGCTCTCCGCCGCTCATA CCTTATCATCAGAACTGCAAAAATTACTTGATGAAGCCTATGCCCTActcaaagaaaaagaaaatgaaaaagacTCCCTCGGCAAGAGTATGTCCGAAGAGCTAACACGTGTCAAAGCAGAATATGAAAAAGCATTAAATGAAGCTAAAACTAAAATCGCTATCGCTCACACAGAATTTGAAACGCAGGTTTCTGTTTTAACAGCAAAACTGCAATTAGCAGAATCGAAGTTAGAAGCTGAGAAACAGAACATAGAAAGGCTTAATAAGGAGAATAGTCAAACAGTTATCGATCTCAATACTAGAATAACACAACTTCAAGCCGTCCTCGATGACAAAacattagaattaaataaag TTTTAGGAATGAGCAAAGAACATGAAGTTAGCCTGAACAAGGaaattacaaagttaaaaatggAATTAAGCGCAAAAATTTTAGACCTAGAGCAATTGGAAGATTCAAAGAAGAAACAAGATACTGTGTGCAAGAGTCTGCAAGAAGAATTAAGTCGAATTAAAGAAGAACTCACAAATAAAGAGAACGagtatgaaacatttttaaatgaggtATCTCAACAGAACGAGAAAAATAAagcagaaattttaaaattgcaacaAAATCTACAATCCAAGACAAAAGATTATGAAAGACTGCTTTCTGAGAGTAGTGAATCATCCAAttctaatgaaaaaataatcagTGAGTACAAGGAGATGCTGCACGAAAGGGATAAGgagataataaaacttaaagatGAATTTGAACAAGCTACagctaattttaatattaaacacagCAAAATTGCAGAAGAGCATAAAAAGGAAATTGATGATCGCAATTCCAAAATAGAGCAGCTAATGAAAGAAATTGAAAGTCACAAGCTTGCCTTAGATCAAAGTAAAATAGAACTTGATACACTTAACTCACAATTTACACTTAACGTGGATGAATTAAAAGCACTGAAACAAGAAAATGAACGTTTAAAACAGACTATTGAAGAATTAACTCAAGCTAATACTAATCTAAAAGAAAAGATGGCAGCAATGGAATTAGAAATTGGAGAACTAAAACGGCAACTGAACAGTAGTTTAGAAAAATGTGAAGAGTTGCAGGTGACAAAAGAGAAGATAGAAAACGAATATATGAATCTCACCGGTCAGACGACAGATTCAAATGAACAGTTTAACAAACTATCGCAACATTTGAAAGATACAGAAAAAGAGCTCCAAGAGTTAAGAGACAAACATAGAGAAGTCACTAACAACTATGGACGGGTAGAGCAAGAATTAAAGCAGAAACTTTTTAAGCTGCAAGAAGATTTTTCAGTAGAGCGTGGGCAATTATTAGATACGATAAacgaaaatattgaaaaacaaaaagtagaagaaaataaaatgaaggaATTCGAAATACGGGCCCTCGAACTCAGTAATCGCACAAAAGAATTAGAAAATCAGAATGATACACTAACAGACGAAAATTCAATTCTTAAAAGAGAAATAGAAGGTTTAAAAGCTAAAGAACAAGAATTAAGTATTGAATATGACTCCATACGTAAAAAGTTAGAAATGGAAATTGATAGGTACAAGGAAGAAGTATCGATGCTTAAAGCTGAGGGAGCAACATCTGAAGTAAAATTGATGGAAAAAGTTGATCAACTCACTGAAGCACAAAAtgacttaaataataaacttgaaGAAGCAAGAAAACATGAAGATTCTTTACAAAAAGTTTTGGATGACATGACTGCACAAATGAATAACAAAACTGCTCAGTACGAGAAACAAATTGTTCATATTCAAGATCAGTTGTCCACTGTAaatgaagaattaaataaatataaagctgAAGAACAAAGGCTGAAAGACCTTCtagaagaaaaacaaaattatgtaaagGAATTAACGCTTAAATTAGAAATGTTCGAAGTCGACGTAAAATCGCATTTCGAATTAGTTTCTGAAAAGGATCGCCAATTGGCTTCAGCAAATGAAGAGTTAGGTAAAGTAACGGacagtaaacaaaaattgGAAGAACAGTACAATAATTTAACGGCAGAAGCTTTGGCAATTAAACAAAAGTATGATAATTTAGTGAGCAATGCAACTGCAGAAGAATCCATGTTAAAAGAGCAATTAGACCAAATGGAAACGTTAAAGAAAGACTTGTTAACAATTTCTAACGAAAAAACACTTTTAGAGTCAAAATATAACGATGCTTCAAATGAGCTTCAAGTGTTAAAAGTTAAGTTAGAAGAATCTGAAAgagttataaaagaaaacacaaacGTTACAGATAATTTATCGAAAGAAATGGGGAAAAAAGATGATTTAATCAAATCTCACATCGATCAAATCACAGCAGATGctgagaaaattaaaaagttagaaGAAGAAATAGTTGAGATaagaatgaaaataacaaacaaagatAAGGCTTTAGAAGACCATGAAATTGAATTGACTAAAttgaaagataatttaaaatcagaaTCCAATGTAACACAGAACAATTTTAATGCACTGCAGTTAGAAAAcgaacaaataaaagaaaaacacaaaCTGGAAGTCGAATCTCTTAccaatgaaacaaaaattttacgaAGTCAAATTgtggaaaaagaaaaacagttAGAAAATCTACAGAAAAcacaagaaaaaataacagaacTACAAGAGCTACTGGCAAAATCCGAAAgtgatataaaacaattatcaaatataaatgaagGTCAGAAATTGAATTACGAAGACTTGAACAAGCAATTGCAAACACAATTTGAtgaatacaaaaaagaaagtagGAACAAACGTCATGAcctaaaaaatcaattaaacgACTTCGAAAAACAATTACATGAATCGAAAGAGAAACTGAAAGAAGAACTCGAGAAACAAAATCAATTGCAAACTAAACTTACGGAGGCCGAAAGAAGAATTTTAGAGTTGTCAGaaaaattagaattattaacTGTACAACAAACAAGCGACGTAAATAAAGATGAAAGACTAGAAAAACTAACGATTGAATTACAAGCTATAAGAAAATCAAGCGCCGAATCAATGGCAAAAAGCGAACTGACAATAAATAATCTGCAAATAgaagttaacaataaaataagagatttaaaagaaaaagatgacatgattaataaattacaagaaGAATTGAAG aatCATAAAGCGAAAGCAGAGGTTGCAGAAAGGGAAAAGGCTATGATACAAAAAGAAATGAGTACAATGGGGAAAAACGTTCgagataaaaatgacaatgacGCTATGGGCACTTTAGGACAAGGCGACAATGCCACTACTAAGTAA
- the LOC106720297 gene encoding CAP-Gly domain-containing linker protein 2 isoform X9, with protein MPVETKISFSDVSSTDTPRKSSDDYSRKHLSAASSSFSGTSMDALWEKHPRRLSEAGLRRSSDHSVVLTEDTDSFIIGERVWVGGTKPGQIAYIGETQFAPGDWAGIVLDDPIGKNDGSVAGVRYFQCPEKRGVFSRLTRLTRAPLVSHHDSSPVSDAGSVFERPPSGAARPRRTLSPNGSIRSIVSSKMNASISTTANGELRLGDRVIVSSSRGSKAGILRYVGVTEFATGVWGGVELDDPLGKNDGSVDGKRYFECAPRFGLFAPISKVSKSPSNRKPGACAIHSNGRGTPLRRSNSRESLTSLGTSVASSRVGVRLGVTSLGAQRVGPRASSTPVSAKNALQELLREKQHHLERLMRERELERAEIAKVSLQAERAETALELIKKEATQASTENAKLKVELDKINKMLEDEKQKVEDLMFRNEEENINREDYNRYKDAMEQEKAAREKHIRELEAEVALQSARADTTAAALKALEDQRTIEVAAVAEQHKEELSAAHTLSSELQKLLDEAYALLKEKENEKDSLGKSMSEELTRVKAEYEKALNEAKTKIAIAHTEFETQVSVLTAKLQLAESKLEAEKQNIERLNKENSQTVIDLNTRITQLQAVLDDKTLELNKVLGMSKEHEVSLNKEITKLKMELSAKILDLEQLEDSKKKQDTVCKSLQEELSRIKEELTNKENEYETFLNEVSQQNEKNKAEILKLQQNLQSKTKDYERLLSESSESSNSNEKIISEYKEMLHERDKEIIKLKDEFEQATANFNIKHSKIAEEHKKEIDDRNSKIEQLMKEIESHKLALDQSKIELDTLNSQFTLNVDELKALKQENERLKQTIEELTQANTNLKEKMAAMELEIGELKRQLNSSLEKCEELQVTKEKIENEYMNLTGQTTDSNEQFNKLSQHLKDTEKELQELRDKHREVTNNYGRVEQELKQKLFKLQEDFSVERGQLLDTINENIEKQKVEENKMKEFEIRALELSNRTKELENQNDTLTDENSILKREIEGLKAKEQELSIEYDSIRKKLEMEIDRYKEEVSMLKAEGATSEVKLMEKVDQLTEAQNDLNNKLEEARKHEDSLQKVLDDMTAQMNNKTAQYEKQIVHIQDQLSTVNEELNKYKAEEQRLKDLLEEKQNYVKELTLKLEMFEVDVKSHFELVSEKDRQLASANEELGKVTDSKQKLEEQYNNLTAEALAIKQKYDNLVSNATAEESMLKEQLDQMETLKKDLLTISNEKTLLESKYNDASNELQVLKVKLEESERVIKENTNVTDNLSKEMGKKDDLIKSHIDQITADAEKIKKLEEEIVEIRMKITNKDKALEDHEIELTKLKDNLKSESNVTQNNFNALQLENEQIKEKHKLEVESLTNETKILRSQIVEKEKQLENLQKTQEKITELQELLAKSESDIKQLSNINEGQKLNYEDLNKQLQTQFDEYKKESRNKRHDLKNQLNDFEKQLHESKEKLKEELEKQNQLQTKLTEAERRILELSEKLELLTVQQTSDVNKDERLEKLTIELQAIRKSSAESMAKSELTINNLQIEVNNKIRDLKEKDDMINKLQEELKNHKAKAEVAEREKAMIQKEMSTMGKNVRDKNDNDAMGTLGQGDNATTK; from the exons ACGTCAGCTCAACGGACACTCCGAGAAAATCCAGCGACGACTATTCAAGAAAACATTTATCAG CCGCTAGCAGCTCCTTCAGTGGCACTTCGATGGACGCGCTCTGGGAGAAGCATCCCCGCCGCCTCAGCGAGGCAGGACTGCGCAGGTCCTCAG aCCACAGCGTCGTGTTAACAGAGGACACAGATAGCTTCATAATTGGAGAAAGGGTTTGGGTAGGCGGCACTAAGCCTGGCCAAATTGCATACATTGGTGAAACACAATTCGCGCCTGGAGATTGGGCCGGTATCGTCCTTGATGACCCAATCG GCAAAAACGACGGATCTGTTGCGGGAGTGAGATATTTCCAATGTCCGGAAAAGCGGGGAGTATTCTCTCGGTTAACGCGACTGACCCGAGCGCCGCTGGTGAGCCACCACGACTCTTCCCCGGTCTCAGATGCTGGCAGCGTGTTCGAACGACCACCTTCAGGCGCCGCGAGGCCCAGGCGCACGCTCTCCCCTAATGGAAGTATCCGCAGCATCGTTAGCAGCAAGATGA ATGCTTCGATTTCAACAACGGCGAATGGAGAACTTCGACTTGGCGACCGCGTTATAGTATCCAGTAGTCGCGGCAGTAAAGCCGGGATTTTGCGTTACGTCGGCGTTACTGAATTTGCGACAGGCGTTTGGGGCGGAGTCGAACTCGATGACCCTCTCGGAAAGAACGATGGTTCCGTTGACGGGAAGAG GTACTTCGAGTGTGCGCCGCGTTTCGGCCTTTTCGCGCCGATTTCGAAAGTATCGAAGTCGCCATCGAATAGGAAACCGGGCGCGTGCGCTATCCACAGCAACGGGCGCGGCACGCCGCTGCGGCGCTCCAACTCGCGGGAGTCGCTCACCTCGCTCGGCACCTCGGTGGCGTCGTCGCGCGTGGGGGTGAGGCTCGGCGTGACATCGCTCGGCGCTCAG CGAGTCGGTCCGCGAGCCTCGTCCACGCCCGTCAGCGCCAAGAACGCGTTGCAG GAGTTATTGCGCGAAAAACAACATCACTTGGAGCGGTTAATGCGGGAACGGGAATTGGAGCGCGCAGAGATCGCCAAAGTGTCCCTCCAGGCGGAAAGAGCGGAGACCGCCTTggaacttattaaaaaagaagcaACTCAG GCAAGCACAGAAAATGCAAAACTTAAAGTTGAACTGGACAAGATCAACAAAATGTTGGAGGACGAAAAGCAGAAGGTGGAAGATCTCATGTTCCGAAACgaagaagaaaatattaatcgaGAAGATTACAAT agATATAAGGATGCAATGGAG caAGAGAAAGCTGCCAGAGAAAAGCATATTCGTGAACTGGAAGCAGAGGTAGCGCTGCAGTCTGCTAGAGCCGACACCACAGCTGCAGCGCTGAAAGCGCTTGAAGATCAACGCACCATCGAAGTCGCCGCTGTAGCCGAACAGCACAAAGAAGAGCTCTCCGCCGCTCATA CCTTATCATCAGAACTGCAAAAATTACTTGATGAAGCCTATGCCCTActcaaagaaaaagaaaatgaaaaagacTCCCTCGGCAAGAGTATGTCCGAAGAGCTAACACGTGTCAAAGCAGAATATGAAAAAGCATTAAATGAAGCTAAAACTAAAATCGCTATCGCTCACACAGAATTTGAAACGCAGGTTTCTGTTTTAACAGCAAAACTGCAATTAGCAGAATCGAAGTTAGAAGCTGAGAAACAGAACATAGAAAGGCTTAATAAGGAGAATAGTCAAACAGTTATCGATCTCAATACTAGAATAACACAACTTCAAGCCGTCCTCGATGACAAAacattagaattaaataaag TTTTAGGAATGAGCAAAGAACATGAAGTTAGCCTGAACAAGGaaattacaaagttaaaaatggAATTAAGCGCAAAAATTTTAGACCTAGAGCAATTGGAAGATTCAAAGAAGAAACAAGATACTGTGTGCAAGAGTCTGCAAGAAGAATTAAGTCGAATTAAAGAAGAACTCACAAATAAAGAGAACGagtatgaaacatttttaaatgaggtATCTCAACAGAACGAGAAAAATAAagcagaaattttaaaattgcaacaAAATCTACAATCCAAGACAAAAGATTATGAAAGACTGCTTTCTGAGAGTAGTGAATCATCCAAttctaatgaaaaaataatcagTGAGTACAAGGAGATGCTGCACGAAAGGGATAAGgagataataaaacttaaagatGAATTTGAACAAGCTACagctaattttaatattaaacacagCAAAATTGCAGAAGAGCATAAAAAGGAAATTGATGATCGCAATTCCAAAATAGAGCAGCTAATGAAAGAAATTGAAAGTCACAAGCTTGCCTTAGATCAAAGTAAAATAGAACTTGATACACTTAACTCACAATTTACACTTAACGTGGATGAATTAAAAGCACTGAAACAAGAAAATGAACGTTTAAAACAGACTATTGAAGAATTAACTCAAGCTAATACTAATCTAAAAGAAAAGATGGCAGCAATGGAATTAGAAATTGGAGAACTAAAACGGCAACTGAACAGTAGTTTAGAAAAATGTGAAGAGTTGCAGGTGACAAAAGAGAAGATAGAAAACGAATATATGAATCTCACCGGTCAGACGACAGATTCAAATGAACAGTTTAACAAACTATCGCAACATTTGAAAGATACAGAAAAAGAGCTCCAAGAGTTAAGAGACAAACATAGAGAAGTCACTAACAACTATGGACGGGTAGAGCAAGAATTAAAGCAGAAACTTTTTAAGCTGCAAGAAGATTTTTCAGTAGAGCGTGGGCAATTATTAGATACGATAAacgaaaatattgaaaaacaaaaagtagaagaaaataaaatgaaggaATTCGAAATACGGGCCCTCGAACTCAGTAATCGCACAAAAGAATTAGAAAATCAGAATGATACACTAACAGACGAAAATTCAATTCTTAAAAGAGAAATAGAAGGTTTAAAAGCTAAAGAACAAGAATTAAGTATTGAATATGACTCCATACGTAAAAAGTTAGAAATGGAAATTGATAGGTACAAGGAAGAAGTATCGATGCTTAAAGCTGAGGGAGCAACATCTGAAGTAAAATTGATGGAAAAAGTTGATCAACTCACTGAAGCACAAAAtgacttaaataataaacttgaaGAAGCAAGAAAACATGAAGATTCTTTACAAAAAGTTTTGGATGACATGACTGCACAAATGAATAACAAAACTGCTCAGTACGAGAAACAAATTGTTCATATTCAAGATCAGTTGTCCACTGTAaatgaagaattaaataaatataaagctgAAGAACAAAGGCTGAAAGACCTTCtagaagaaaaacaaaattatgtaaagGAATTAACGCTTAAATTAGAAATGTTCGAAGTCGACGTAAAATCGCATTTCGAATTAGTTTCTGAAAAGGATCGCCAATTGGCTTCAGCAAATGAAGAGTTAGGTAAAGTAACGGacagtaaacaaaaattgGAAGAACAGTACAATAATTTAACGGCAGAAGCTTTGGCAATTAAACAAAAGTATGATAATTTAGTGAGCAATGCAACTGCAGAAGAATCCATGTTAAAAGAGCAATTAGACCAAATGGAAACGTTAAAGAAAGACTTGTTAACAATTTCTAACGAAAAAACACTTTTAGAGTCAAAATATAACGATGCTTCAAATGAGCTTCAAGTGTTAAAAGTTAAGTTAGAAGAATCTGAAAgagttataaaagaaaacacaaacGTTACAGATAATTTATCGAAAGAAATGGGGAAAAAAGATGATTTAATCAAATCTCACATCGATCAAATCACAGCAGATGctgagaaaattaaaaagttagaaGAAGAAATAGTTGAGATaagaatgaaaataacaaacaaagatAAGGCTTTAGAAGACCATGAAATTGAATTGACTAAAttgaaagataatttaaaatcagaaTCCAATGTAACACAGAACAATTTTAATGCACTGCAGTTAGAAAAcgaacaaataaaagaaaaacacaaaCTGGAAGTCGAATCTCTTAccaatgaaacaaaaattttacgaAGTCAAATTgtggaaaaagaaaaacagttAGAAAATCTACAGAAAAcacaagaaaaaataacagaacTACAAGAGCTACTGGCAAAATCCGAAAgtgatataaaacaattatcaaatataaatgaagGTCAGAAATTGAATTACGAAGACTTGAACAAGCAATTGCAAACACAATTTGAtgaatacaaaaaagaaagtagGAACAAACGTCATGAcctaaaaaatcaattaaacgACTTCGAAAAACAATTACATGAATCGAAAGAGAAACTGAAAGAAGAACTCGAGAAACAAAATCAATTGCAAACTAAACTTACGGAGGCCGAAAGAAGAATTTTAGAGTTGTCAGaaaaattagaattattaacTGTACAACAAACAAGCGACGTAAATAAAGATGAAAGACTAGAAAAACTAACGATTGAATTACAAGCTATAAGAAAATCAAGCGCCGAATCAATGGCAAAAAGCGAACTGACAATAAATAATCTGCAAATAgaagttaacaataaaataagagatttaaaagaaaaagatgacatgattaataaattacaagaaGAATTGAAG aatCATAAAGCGAAAGCAGAGGTTGCAGAAAGGGAAAAGGCTATGATACAAAAAGAAATGAGTACAATGGGGAAAAACGTTCgagataaaaatgacaatgacGCTATGGGCACTTTAGGACAAGGCGACAATGCCACTACTAAGTAA